TGTATACACCcagtaaaatacacaaaataatctGTCAAAACCGCTGAAGCTAAAACAAACTGACGGCGAAAATGGGACGATGAGACCAAGTTGCTAAATTCTTAGTTCATATAAGTTAAAAACAATCAGAAGTGATGTATCAGGGACATAACGGCTCAGTCgtgtacatacacataaaaccttcattaaaacagtaaataagCCGAAAGGTAGTACAGTGACATTCTAGCACATTCTTCATTCCTTGATAAGGAACTGCATCACGGTAAGGACCATCAGCAGGGGGGCGATATGGAGTGGTAAGATAAACGTAAAGCGCTCTATGACCAAGTTTAGAAATCACAGGAGTGATTGTTTACAAATAGTTTAGCATCGACCTGAAGATGAATTACAAGAGACATGTCCAAAAACAGTCCTTTCGGGTTGCAGGTTTAACGTGTCTATTTTCGGGAAACGAGAGGGTGATGCTGCAGGCTCATTTCCTAAAATTAGAGATGAAACGCTTCATACATATCCCCCAGTGCATTTCGTATTTGCAGTGCTTTAAAAATCCTCTCAGCATCAAAAAGGCTTGCAAATGGTCCTTCATTTCCTCCGATGGTGGATCTTACACAAACTGTGCTCTCAAATTGCCTTTAAACGAACGGGAGCAAGATCTGCATTGGGTCACGTTAGGTTTGTGCTGCAAACCACCTCTAACCTCCGTTTCTAAAAATATACAGGAGTCAAGACGTTCCACTGGAAGGACAAACGTACATTCAAGACAGATGATTTAGTGTCCAAAGCACAAATAAGGCACAAGATCTTCTGAGCTTCAGCtccatttaaacacaaaaagaattaatttagcatttccATAAACAAAGACACCAGGTAATGGTCAAAGATTTCCGTCATCCAGCATCCTGTTGATTCCTTCACAGATCTTCTGTAAGTGGCCACGGTACACTTCCGATGGTCCGTACAGCGTCGCGAGAAACTCGCAATCAGAGAAATGATTAAAGACGTGGTTGATGCGGCCATGAGATTTCGCCGTCAGGTGTCGGTTGATGGCTTGGTGCAGCAGTTCGCGGCAATCGTTGAGCAAGTTGCTCATGACGCGGCGGTCAAAAGTGAAATCGATTTGGTAGAAGCTGACGGCCGTCATTGCGAGCGTGTGTACCTTCTTCCGGAAGCGCTCGACCAGCGCGAGTTCCTCGTTGTTGAACTGGCCGTTGCGGTATAGGACGCCCAACTTGACCACCATCTTAATGAGGTTCTTGATGATCTTCTGGGCCTCCTTGCGGTTGCGTGTGTACTCTTTGGTCACTCTGTACAGCTCATCCAGTACCTCGCTGCTAGTGTCGTCTATAAAGAGGTTGGCCACTGTTTTGGTTGCCATCTTGCTCATGAGCTTCTTCTGGGCTTGCAGGGCCAGGCTCTTCGTACTGAATGAGTCCATGATGTCTATGGATGAGACACAAACAAAGGCAGCCATTCAAAATGAGTTTTCTAAACACGAAAAACCTAAAATGCTGTGGTTTAACATTCTTTCAAACAACAGTCAAGCATCCAAATTGGGACAACAGATGTTTATCTTTAGTGGAAGCGTGTATGGAAAGCGTATGCTGACTCCCACGTTGCAGTCAAAACATGCTAAACATTGACTCCTGAAATCAACACAAACTAGGCTTATACActcttgcatttttttaaggGTACATGAAGCACGCTAGCCATTCATACAGACTTCAAAAGGTTTCACTTCAGGACATTGAGGAAACCAATCTTACAGACTCATTTTCTCATCAAAGAGGCAAGACATAAAAAGGTTAACTCCCTGTGCATGTTTCCTTCCAGCACATACAAAGATAGATGGTCAATTCACAGATTTTGTATGCAACTAAACAATCCGAACACAACATCCATGCATTTCCGTTCTCACAAGGCCAACGATACACTTTAGAGGCTTTAACAAAACAATGGACTTCCTAACTCTCGCACAGGCCTGACAGGACAATTTCCCCTTCTCAAAATGACCGCTCCCTGGGGAAGCGTCGCTCACATCAGAATCCCTTCAAGTCTGAGTCACTGCGATGAATTGTAGCTAATTAAACTGCAGAAGTGATACCGTGCGTGGTCTGAGACCGGCGGATTCTCGAGCACATTGCCTTTTTGCACACACTccatttgcatttctttgaaaagGCACGTTTGATGTGACTCGATTCCCAAGGAAATCTTTGCGGGACTGTATCCCTGGTTAGCGGGACTTCTAACGCCGATTGTTTTCAGAGGATTACACGCCGATTGCTGAGCCTCGTGTTAATATCTGTCGAGATCAAAGGCAAGCCGTTGGAGAAAGGGACAAGGTGAGACTGGACTCCCGACAGATAAACGCTAAATCAATTTTGCATGTTTACAACCAAATCTAGACGCATTTGGGCACTAATAACTGCTGTCAAAATACTCCCACAAAACAGATGACaccaaaatcattcaaaaatcCCAAGGTAATCTAGTCTCAGAAGAAAATGGGTATCCGAGCCACATTTCTCAGTTGATACATATCTGAAAATGTGCAGTCTTTTATTTCTGCACTGCCAACATAAAATAGCTGAACGCTGGCCAAGCAACATTGGGCAGTGACCAACTTCgcaaacattattattagtggCGAGTTTTACATGGGTGGAAACAAAACAAGACGTTAAAAGCTCGTGTAACAACAGAAACTAGCGTGAAACAAACATCTTCGCACCACAGATATCCCAGCAACGCTCGTGGAGCTTGATTCACCGCTGGACAAAGAAGCTGTAACGGGAGACCGGGGTTTTCAGTTGCTCAGCATCAACCAGAAGCCAGCACTCACCTTCCTGGAGGTATAAGGTTGCGTTCTCCATGATTGGGGAGTGGGAAAGCGAGAGATTGTGAAGGACAGTGGAGAACATTGGAGATCACTGAGCCATGCCTGTCTGTCTGAACTGATTGTTTCAGGTGTGTGAAGGTGTGAGTGATTTCACCTGTAGGTTTGGCTGTTAGCTCCCGCCCTGCTGGTGGATGCCGGTACTACGGATCTCTTTTTCTAAACAAACTAGGCCTCCTTGACATCTACCGACCCTCCCCAGCAATTATGCCTTGAGGAACCGAGGAACAAGCTTCCTGAAGCTGGAAAAGCCAACAAAAGGGCCACTGTCCAAACTCCAACTAACATCTAGCGCTGTTTTCAGGTATGGACTAAGGCAACAGAGCCACAGCATGTAACAGCAGCATGTCTTTCATGTGGTTTCGCTCTTGTTTGCCGTGTTTGGT
This window of the Puntigrus tetrazona isolate hp1 chromosome 22, ASM1883169v1, whole genome shotgun sequence genome carries:
- the LOC122327369 gene encoding tumor necrosis factor alpha-induced protein 8-like protein 1 isoform X3 → MDSFSTKSLALQAQKKLMSKMATKTVANLFIDDTSSEVLDELYRVTKEYTRNRKEAQKIIKNLIKMVVKLGVLYRNGQFNNEELALVERFRKKVHTLAMTAVSFYQIDFTFDRRVMSNLLNDCRELLHQAINRHLTAKSHGRINHVFNHFSDCEFLATLYGPSEVYRGHLQKICEGINRMLDDGNL
- the LOC122327369 gene encoding tumor necrosis factor alpha-induced protein 8-like protein 1 isoform X2, whose amino-acid sequence is MFSTVLHNLSLSHSPIMENATLYLQEDIMDSFSTKSLALQAQKKLMSKMATKTVANLFIDDTSSEVLDELYRVTKEYTRNRKEAQKIIKNLIKMVVKLGVLYRNGQFNNEELALVERFRKKVHTLAMTAVSFYQIDFTFDRRVMSNLLNDCRELLHQAINRHLTAKSHGRINHVFNHFSDCEFLATLYGPSEVYRGHLQKICEGINRMLDDGNL